Proteins encoded within one genomic window of Formosa agariphila KMM 3901:
- a CDS encoding TonB-dependent receptor, producing MKLLLLLLTLTTTSIYAQNKGVLSGRITTEGDPLAFANVYIQNTSKGSTTDENGYFKIEHIDYGSYYILASFTGFKSKKQRITISKQETIVNFNLDESESLDEIVISGTLKPVRRSDSPVPVEVYSTAFLKKNPTPSIFEAMQNVNGVRPQINCNVCNTGDIHINGLEGPYTLVLIDGMPIVSGLSTVYGLSGIPNSLINQIEIVKGPASSLYGSEAVGGLINIITKSPDKASSVFADAFVSSWGEVNADLSFKANISDKIALLLGINYFNYSNPIDNNNDNFTDLTLQDRVSIFQKWKVKRKNNRVFDVAGRFFYEDRWGGEMNWDKSYRGGDKIYGESIYTTRYELLGNYQLPVNENMFLQFSYTEHDQNSVYGDVPYLAQQRIGFTQLTWYKTLNKHDVLAGTAARYNYYNDNTPATVNADEVVIPSLFIQDNISFNTKHNLLLGARYDYDERHGSIFTPRLAYKYKSDNETIIRFNAGTGFRVVNLFTEEHAALTGARDVIIAEELKPEQSYNINFNYLETFYTKNHNIFTLDASAWYTYFTNVILPDYDSNPNEIIYDNLNGHAVTTGVSANADITFTNGLKVLIGATFQDVSQTEDGITTKQILTESYSGTWGVSYSFYKPHITLDYTGNLYGPMRLPLLGDLDPREEYSPVYSIQNIQATYAFSDFEIYGGVKNLLNWTPNKGNPFIIARTEDPFDKNVQFNNNGDVIPTADNPYALTFDPSYVYAPNQGIRLFLGMRYKFN from the coding sequence ATGAAACTTCTTTTACTTCTTCTAACATTAACTACCACTAGCATTTACGCCCAAAACAAAGGCGTATTATCTGGTAGAATCACGACCGAAGGTGACCCCTTGGCTTTCGCAAATGTTTATATACAAAATACTAGCAAAGGATCTACTACAGATGAAAATGGATATTTTAAAATTGAACACATAGATTATGGTTCGTATTATATTCTAGCTTCTTTTACAGGATTTAAATCAAAAAAGCAACGCATTACGATTTCGAAACAAGAAACCATTGTTAATTTTAATTTAGATGAAAGTGAATCTTTAGATGAAATTGTAATTTCTGGAACTTTAAAACCCGTTAGAAGAAGTGATAGTCCAGTTCCGGTTGAAGTGTATTCTACTGCATTTTTAAAGAAAAACCCAACGCCTAGTATCTTTGAAGCCATGCAAAATGTAAATGGTGTTCGCCCTCAAATTAACTGTAATGTCTGTAATACTGGAGATATTCATATAAACGGATTAGAAGGACCTTACACTTTAGTATTAATTGACGGTATGCCTATAGTTAGCGGACTATCTACTGTGTATGGACTATCAGGGATTCCAAATTCATTAATAAATCAAATAGAAATAGTTAAGGGTCCCGCCTCTTCGTTATATGGTAGCGAAGCTGTTGGTGGGTTAATAAATATAATTACCAAAAGTCCAGATAAAGCTTCGAGTGTGTTTGCCGATGCATTTGTGTCGTCTTGGGGGGAAGTAAATGCAGATCTAAGTTTTAAAGCCAATATTTCTGATAAAATCGCGCTACTACTAGGTATAAATTATTTTAACTACAGCAACCCCATAGATAACAACAACGATAATTTTACAGATCTTACCTTACAAGACCGGGTTTCTATATTTCAAAAATGGAAGGTTAAACGAAAAAACAATCGGGTATTCGATGTTGCGGGACGTTTCTTTTACGAAGACCGCTGGGGAGGCGAAATGAATTGGGATAAAAGCTACCGCGGCGGTGACAAAATTTATGGCGAAAGCATTTATACCACACGTTACGAGCTTTTAGGAAACTACCAATTACCTGTTAATGAAAATATGTTTTTACAATTTTCTTACACCGAACACGATCAGAATTCGGTGTATGGAGATGTCCCCTATTTAGCCCAGCAGCGTATTGGTTTTACACAATTAACATGGTATAAAACATTAAATAAACACGATGTTTTAGCAGGAACAGCAGCTAGATACAACTATTATAACGACAATACGCCCGCCACTGTAAATGCCGATGAAGTTGTTATACCCTCACTTTTTATACAAGACAACATTTCGTTTAACACAAAACATAATTTACTTCTAGGAGCGCGTTATGATTATGATGAGCGACATGGCTCTATATTCACACCACGATTGGCTTACAAATACAAATCGGATAATGAAACCATAATACGATTTAATGCAGGTACAGGCTTTAGAGTTGTGAATTTATTTACAGAAGAGCACGCTGCACTAACAGGTGCTAGAGATGTTATTATTGCTGAAGAACTAAAACCTGAACAATCCTATAACATCAATTTTAATTACCTGGAGACGTTTTACACAAAAAACCATAATATTTTTACGTTAGATGCTTCAGCTTGGTATACATATTTCACCAATGTTATATTGCCAGATTATGATAGTAATCCGAATGAGATTATTTACGATAATTTAAACGGACACGCTGTAACTACTGGAGTTAGCGCCAATGCTGACATTACATTTACAAACGGATTAAAAGTATTAATTGGAGCTACTTTTCAAGATGTGTCGCAAACTGAAGATGGAATTACAACCAAACAAATTTTAACCGAAAGTTATTCGGGAACTTGGGGCGTGAGTTATTCCTTTTATAAACCACATATTACTTTAGACTATACAGGAAATCTGTATGGCCCCATGCGATTACCTCTTCTTGGAGATTTAGATCCAAGAGAAGAATATTCGCCGGTATATAGTATTCAAAACATACAAGCTACTTATGCTTTTTCTGATTTTGAAATTTACGGTGGCGTAAAGAATCTATTAAATTGGACACCTAATAAAGGAAATCCGTTTATCATTGCTAGAACCGAAGACCCTTTCGATAAAAATGTTCAATTCAATAATAATGGCGATGTTATTCCTACAGCCGATAATCCATATGCCTTAACATTCGACCCGTCTTATGTGTACGCGCCAAATCAAGGCATTCGATTATTTTTAGGAATGCGTTATAAATTTAATTAA
- a CDS encoding metal-dependent transcriptional regulator, which yields MENYSPLTALLIFFIIVALMFVLFRPIKGWFWIIRKSLQNSEKEIIEDILKQLYHFEDSKNKVYMKTLVQVLDYKNDDIVEAVKKMTINDLIYSEFDALKLTEEGRDYALRIVRVHRLWERYLADKTGVHKKEWHDRAESMEHRLSHDEADELAAHLGHPQFDPHGDPIPTRTGRLADVQGVELPLLPVGTVGRITHIEDEPEVIYKQILAENIYMGSVLKVTENNATRIVFQSEGEEFRLAPIVAANLNVAPIEQEVDLEENIARLSSLKENETAKIIGISRENRGDSRRRLLDLGFVKGSNVSIDLMNPLGNPNAYLIKGTSIALRKDQASKILIKKD from the coding sequence ATGGAAAACTACAGCCCTTTAACTGCGCTCCTCATATTTTTTATTATAGTTGCCTTAATGTTTGTTTTATTTAGACCAATAAAAGGATGGTTCTGGATTATTAGAAAATCGTTACAAAACAGTGAAAAGGAAATTATTGAGGATATTTTAAAACAACTGTATCATTTTGAAGATTCAAAGAATAAGGTTTACATGAAAACCTTAGTTCAGGTTTTGGATTATAAAAACGATGACATTGTTGAAGCTGTTAAGAAAATGACGATTAACGATTTAATTTATTCTGAATTCGATGCATTAAAATTAACCGAAGAAGGACGAGATTATGCACTGCGTATTGTTAGAGTGCATCGTCTTTGGGAACGCTATTTAGCCGATAAAACAGGAGTTCATAAAAAGGAGTGGCACGACAGAGCAGAGTCTATGGAACACCGTTTAAGTCATGATGAGGCCGATGAATTAGCAGCACATTTAGGTCACCCACAATTCGATCCTCACGGCGATCCTATTCCAACACGAACAGGTCGATTGGCAGATGTACAAGGCGTAGAATTACCCTTATTACCAGTAGGTACGGTTGGAAGAATTACACACATTGAAGATGAACCCGAAGTTATTTACAAGCAAATTTTAGCTGAAAATATTTATATGGGTTCAGTACTTAAAGTAACAGAAAATAATGCCACAAGAATTGTATTTCAATCGGAAGGGGAAGAATTTAGGTTAGCACCCATAGTTGCTGCAAATTTAAATGTAGCACCTATAGAACAAGAAGTTGATTTAGAAGAAAATATTGCTCGTTTGTCTAGTTTAAAAGAAAACGAAACGGCTAAAATTATTGGAATTTCAAGAGAAAATAGAGGGGATAGCAGAAGGCGTTTGTTAGACTTAGGATTTGTAAAAGGGTCAAATGTGAGTATCGACCTTATGAATCCGTTAGGTAACCCGAATGCATACTTAATAAAAGGAACCTCTATTGCTTTACGAAAAGACCAAGCTTCGAAAATCTTAATTAAAAAAGATTAA
- a CDS encoding lysophospholipid acyltransferase family protein yields the protein MKILAYPLTALYALAFLLSICIFHPILWISHRVFGYNALQHSVNALQFVLLRCLNILGTRFTYTNNFENDIPKDTPLIIVSNHQSMYDISPILWYMRQYHPKFISKIELGKGIPSVSYNLRHGGAALIDRKNPRQSIRAINEFSEFINEKNMLQLFFQKAHAAKTAILSRFNAVGCKL from the coding sequence ATGAAAATTCTAGCGTATCCACTTACTGCATTATATGCTCTTGCGTTTTTATTATCGATATGTATTTTTCATCCCATATTGTGGATTAGCCATAGAGTTTTTGGCTATAACGCATTACAACATAGTGTAAATGCCTTACAATTTGTATTGTTGCGTTGCTTAAATATACTCGGCACGCGCTTTACTTACACGAATAATTTTGAGAACGACATTCCAAAAGATACACCTTTAATAATAGTTTCTAACCACCAGAGCATGTACGATATTTCGCCTATACTTTGGTATATGAGACAGTATCACCCTAAATTTATTAGTAAAATAGAACTCGGAAAAGGCATACCAAGTGTATCTTATAATTTACGTCATGGTGGTGCAGCTTTAATAGACAGAAAAAATCCGAGACAATCGATTCGTGCTATTAATGAGTTTTCGGAATTTATAAACGAAAAAAATATGCTGCAGTTATTTTTCCAGAAGGCACACGCAGCAAAGACGGCCATCCTAAGCCGTTTCAACGCCGTGGGTTGCAAACTTTAA
- a CDS encoding BrxA/BrxB family bacilliredoxin: protein MYPAELVKPMREDLTKVGFEELHTAEAVDAAIAKEGTTLVVVNSVCGCAAANARPGASMSIQNDKKPDHLVTVFAGVDKEAVDAARGYMIPFPPSSPCIALFKDGELVHMLERHHIEGRPAEMIADNLKDAFNQVC from the coding sequence ATGTATCCAGCAGAATTAGTAAAACCAATGCGCGAAGATTTAACCAAAGTTGGTTTTGAAGAATTACACACTGCCGAGGCTGTAGATGCAGCTATTGCAAAAGAAGGAACAACTTTAGTAGTTGTAAATTCTGTTTGTGGTTGTGCTGCCGCTAATGCTCGTCCAGGTGCAAGCATGAGTATACAAAACGATAAAAAACCAGACCATTTAGTAACTGTTTTTGCAGGTGTAGATAAAGAGGCTGTAGACGCAGCAAGAGGTTATATGATTCCTTTTCCTCCAAGTTCTCCTTGTATTGCGTTATTTAAAGATGGCGAATTGGTACACATGTTAGAGCGTCACCATATTGAAGGTCGTCCTGCAGAAATGATTGCAGACAATCTTAAAGATGCTTTTAACCAAGTATGTTAA
- a CDS encoding metal-dependent transcriptional regulator, whose protein sequence is MVTLSEENYLKAIYHLGKHGTVAVSTNAIAEKIESKASSVTDMVKKLADKNLANYVKYQGVTLTEKGRLAAVLVIRKHRLWEVFLVEKLNFTWDEVHDVAEQLEHIKSLKLVNELDAFLGYPTHDPHGDPIPDKDGNYSLIKSVNILEVKKGKTGVLALVKDSSDAFLKYLNKNELALGDRITILDFEPFDKSLTIETSNKKMIITKEVAKNLYLSL, encoded by the coding sequence GTGGTTACATTATCTGAAGAAAATTATTTAAAAGCGATTTACCATTTAGGCAAACATGGTACGGTTGCAGTCAGTACAAATGCTATTGCAGAGAAAATAGAATCTAAAGCATCATCGGTTACTGATATGGTGAAAAAGTTAGCGGATAAGAATTTGGCGAACTACGTTAAATATCAAGGCGTGACTTTAACTGAAAAGGGACGTCTAGCTGCTGTTTTGGTGATTAGAAAGCATAGACTTTGGGAAGTGTTTTTAGTAGAGAAGTTAAATTTTACATGGGATGAAGTTCATGATGTTGCCGAGCAATTAGAGCATATAAAATCGTTAAAATTAGTAAACGAATTAGATGCTTTTTTAGGATATCCTACACATGATCCACATGGAGACCCAATTCCAGATAAAGACGGGAATTATTCGCTTATAAAGAGTGTGAATATTTTAGAAGTTAAAAAAGGGAAAACTGGTGTTTTGGCTTTGGTAAAAGATTCGTCTGATGCTTTTTTAAAATATCTAAATAAGAATGAGTTAGCTTTGGGAGATCGCATTACGATTTTAGATTTCGAACCTTTCGATAAATCGTTAACCATAGAAACGTCTAACAAGAAAATGATTATAACTAAAGAGGTTGCTAAAAATTTATATTTAAGCTTATAA
- a CDS encoding TerB family tellurite resistance protein: MSVSKWLGATLGWSFGGPIGAILGFALGSVVDGLSNGGIKVNTQGPFSSPSQSRTRSGDFEVSLLVLAAIVIKADGRSDQRELDYVRAQFVGMYGKDRANQAFKLFKNISQQENIPVRDVCLQIKQMMDHPSRLQLLHFLFGIAKADGNVSKSEVDIIYTISNYLGIRAIDFESIKAMFYSSSDNAYKILEIDKSATNDEIKKAYRNMAKKYHPDKVIHLGPEHQKGAEEKFRQVKDAYDQLQKERGFN; the protein is encoded by the coding sequence ATGAGTGTTTCAAAATGGTTAGGTGCCACATTAGGTTGGTCTTTTGGAGGTCCAATTGGCGCTATTCTAGGATTTGCATTAGGTAGTGTTGTCGATGGTTTGTCTAATGGAGGTATTAAGGTAAATACCCAAGGCCCATTTTCATCGCCTTCTCAATCCAGAACGAGATCGGGGGATTTTGAAGTGAGTTTATTAGTACTAGCCGCAATAGTTATAAAAGCCGATGGTAGAAGCGATCAGCGCGAATTAGATTACGTGCGTGCACAGTTTGTAGGTATGTATGGTAAAGATCGTGCAAACCAAGCCTTTAAATTATTCAAAAATATAAGTCAGCAGGAAAACATTCCTGTTCGCGATGTGTGTTTGCAAATCAAACAAATGATGGATCATCCTTCGCGTTTACAATTGCTTCATTTTTTATTCGGAATTGCTAAAGCCGATGGTAATGTAAGTAAATCTGAAGTCGATATTATTTATACCATTTCTAACTATTTAGGAATTCGTGCTATAGATTTTGAAAGCATTAAGGCTATGTTTTATAGCAGTAGTGATAATGCTTATAAAATTCTTGAAATCGATAAATCGGCAACCAACGACGAGATTAAGAAAGCGTATCGTAATATGGCCAAAAAATATCACCCAGATAAAGTGATTCATTTAGGTCCAGAACATCAAAAAGGAGCTGAGGAAAAATTCCGTCAGGTTAAAGATGCTTACGATCAGCTTCAAAAAGAACGTGGTTTTAATTAA
- a CDS encoding FeoB-associated Cys-rich membrane protein: MNTIIQNILVFTSLGIAVAFLIKKFFWKKGNSKKKACGTDGTGCGCS, encoded by the coding sequence ATGAATACAATCATTCAAAATATATTAGTTTTTACATCTTTAGGAATTGCAGTTGCCTTTCTAATCAAGAAATTCTTTTGGAAAAAAGGCAACTCTAAGAAAAAAGCATGTGGTACAGATGGTACTGGGTGTGGCTGTTCGTAG